From Nilaparvata lugens isolate BPH chromosome 7, ASM1435652v1, whole genome shotgun sequence, one genomic window encodes:
- the LOC111053895 gene encoding putative glutathione-specific gamma-glutamylcyclotransferase 2, translated as MWIFGYGSLVWKVDFPYKSKLTGFIKGYTRKFYQGSTDHRGTPCKPGRVVTLLPSTDPEDRVWGIAYELHEANKDDIMKHLDFREKNGYEKVMVTFHPANLNERPFELSIYVATADNDHYAGMADIDSIARIIVDSSGMSGTNREYLYQLASAMRLLAPHHEDDHLYELEAAVKRLEITDEQQTNCDMES; from the exons atGTGGATCTTTGGCTATGGTTCATTGGTATGGAAAGTTGATTTTCCATATAAATCTAAACTGACAGGTTTTATCAAAGGCTATACTCGTAAATTCTACCAAGGATCTACTGACCACAGAGGAACACCCTGCAAG CCTGGTAGAGTTGTGACTTTGCTACCCAGCACTGATCCAGag GACAGAGTGTGGGGCATTGCGTACGAACTGCATGAGGCGAACAAAGACGATATAATGAAGCACTTGGATTTCAGAGAGAAGAACGGCTACGAGAAAGTGATGGTCACTTTCCACCCGGCCAACCTGAATGAAAGGCCGTTCGAACTGAGCATCTACGTGGCAACGGCCGACAACGACCACTATGCCGGCATGGCGGATATCGACAGCATTGCCAGGATAATAGTTGACTCGTCGGGTATGAGTGGCACCAACAGAGAGTACTTGTATCAGTTGGCGTCAGCCATGCGGCTGTTGGCTCCCCATCATGAAGACGATCATCTCTATGAACTGGAGGCGGCTGTGAAGAGATTGGAGATCACTGATGAACAGCAGACAAACTGTGATATGGAAAGTTAA
- the LOC111053898 gene encoding nucleolar protein 58, whose product MLVLFETPAGYAFFKLLDKKAIEKTDNLYKDFATPEQASKIVKLKHFESFANTAEALEATTAVLEGKVTKKLRKVLKKVLGDATDELLVSDAKLGGAIKEKLNLSCVTNTAVSELMRCIRSQTDALLAETEKKDLSAMKLGLAHSLSRYKLKFSADKVDTMIVQAICLLDELDKELNNYIMRCREWYGWHFPELGKIITDNLAFVKVVKLIGTRENVKNTDLSDILPDDIEEQVKAAAEISMGTEIADDDIVNIQNLCDQVIEISSYRTELYEYLKARMMAIAPNLTVLMGELIGARLISQAGSLINLAKHPASTVQILGAEKALFRALKTKKDTPKYGLIYHSQIVAQSSAKNKGKASRMLAAKAALASRVDALGEGTSMDLGTEHRAKLETRLRLLEEGNLRRISGTAKAKAKFEKYHGKSEVKQYPSAADSTMGKRKLIEDITPDAPKKKKIKTESGEEVEIKQEEEEGEQRPGGEESAKKKKKKKKSLSEEGAIDASVEVEPVQEEGGSPKKKKKKNKKIKEEPTE is encoded by the exons ATGCTAGTTTTATTTGAAACGCCGGCAGGCTATGCATTTTTCAAG TTACTCGACAAAAAAGCGATAGAAAAGACAGATAATCTTTACAAAGATTTCGCCACGCCTGAACAAGCTAGCAAAAT AGTCAAGCTCAAACATTTCGAGAGCTTTGCAAATACCGCTGAAGCATTAGAAGCTACCACAGCGGTATTGGAAGGGAAAGTCACTAAGAAACTGCGCAAG GTTTTGAAGAAAGTGTTGGGTGATGCGACCGATGAGCTGCTAGTATCTGATGCGAAACTCGGCGGTGCCATAAAGGAGAAGTTGAATCTGTCCTGTGTGACGAACACGGCGGTCAGTGAGTTGATGCGATGCATTCGCTCGCAGACGGACGCGCTCCTCGCTGAAACCGAGAAAAAGGATTTGAGTGCCATGAAACTAGGTTTGGCCCACAG CTTATCAAGGtacaaattgaaatttagtGCTGATAAAGTGGATACAATGATCGTTCAAGCTATATGCCTCCTTGACGAACTCGACAAGGAGTTGAACAACTATATTATGAGATGCCGGGAATGGTATGGGTGGCATTTCCCTGAACTTGGGAAAATCATTACTGATAATTTAGCTTTCGTCAAGGTGGTAAAGCTAATAG GAACGCGAGAAAACGTGAAAAATACCGACCTTTCTGATATTCTGCCTGATGACATTGAAGAACAGGTGAAAGCAGCGGCTGAGATTTCGATGGGCACAGAAATAGCAGATGACGATATAGTAAACATTCAAAACCTCTGCGACCAG GTCATCGAAATATCTTCATACCGAACTGAACTCTACGAATACTTGAAAGCAAGAATGATGGCAATTGCTCCAAATCTCACCGTTCTAATGGGCGAACTGATTGGCGCCAGACTCATTTCTCAAGCTG GATCTTTAATAAATTTGGCGAAACACCCAGCTTCTACTGTGCAGATTCTTGGTGCTGAGAAAGCTCTGTTCAGAGCTTTGAAAACCAAAAAAGATACACCCAAGTATGGTTTGATATACCATTCGCAAATCGTTGCCCAGAGCAGTGCTAAGAACAAGGGAAAG GCTTCTCGAATGTTGGCTGCGAAGGCAGCTTTGGCGTCCAGGGTTGACGCCCTGGGTGAGGGGACGTCGATGGACCTGGGAACCGAACACAGAGCCAAACTGGAGACCAGGTTGAGATTGCTGGAAGAGGGCAATCTGCGCAGGATTTCTGGCACAGCCAAGGCTAAGGCCAAATTCGAAAAGTATCACGGAAAGAG TGAGGTTAAACAGTATCCTTCAGCAGCCGACTCCACTATGGGAAAGAGAAAGTTGATTGAGGACATAACTCCCG ATGCcccgaaaaagaagaagatcaaAACTGAATCTGGTGAAGAGGTTGAgataaaacaagaagaagaagagg GTGAGCAAAGACCAGGTGGAGAAGAATcagcaaagaagaagaagaaaaagaagaaatcgCTCTCTGAAGAAG GTGCTATTGATGCAAGTGTCGAGGTTGAACCTGTACAAGAAGAag